Proteins from a single region of Budorcas taxicolor isolate Tak-1 chromosome 11, Takin1.1, whole genome shotgun sequence:
- the EIF2B4 gene encoding translation initiation factor eIF-2B subunit delta isoform X3 codes for MATVVVAVREDSGSAMKAELAPRPGAGGREMTQEEKLQLRKEKKQQKKKRKEEKGAEAETGSAVSAAQCQVGPAKHLAGPDSQLGTAKEKVPAGRSKAELRAERRAKQEAERALKQGRKGDQRGPPSQACPSTAGETPSGVKRLPEHSQLDDPTLLRRLVKKPERQQVPTRKDYGSKVSLFSHLPQYSRQNSLTQFMSIPSSVIHPAMVRLGLQYSQGLVSGSNARCIALLRALQQVIQDYTTPPNEELSRDLVNKLKPYFSFLTQCRPLSASMYNAIKFLNKEITGVSSSKREEEAKSELRAAIDRYIKEKIVLAAQAISRFAYKKISNGDVILVYGCSSLVSQILQEAWAEGRQFRVVVVDSRPRLEGKHTLRSLVRAGVPASYLLIPAASYVLPEVSKVLLGAHALLANGSVMSRVGTAQLALVARAHNVPVLVCCETYKFCERVQTDAFVSNELDDPDDLLCERGEHVALANWQNHSSLRLLNLVYDVTPPELVDLVITELGMIPCSSVPVVLRVKSSDQ; via the exons ATGGCTACCGTGGTTGTGGCTGTTCGCGAGG ACTCGGGATCTGCGATGAAGGCGGAGCTTGCTCCTCGGCCTGGG GCAGGGGGGAGGGAGATGACCCAAGAAGAAAAGCTGCAGCTTcggaaggaaaagaaacagcagaAGAAGAAacggaaggaggaaaagggggcagaaGCAGAAACTGGCTCCGCTGTATCTGCAGCCCAGTGTCAAG TAGGCCCAGCCAAACACCTGGCAGGACCGGACAGTCAGTTGGGCACTGCCAAGGAAAAAGTTCCAGCAGGTAGGAGTAAAGCTGAACTTCGAGCTGAACGGCGGGCCAAGCAAGAAGCTGAGCGGGCCCTGAAGCAGGGGAGAAAAGGGGACCAACGAGGGCCACCTTCTCAAGCTTGCCCCAGCACAGCTGGAGAAACCCCCTCAG gagtgaAGCGTCTACCTGAGCATAGTCAGCTTGATGACCCTACACTTCTGAGAAGGCTTGTGAAAAAACCAGAGCGACAGCAG GTTCCTACACGAAAGGATTATGGATCCAAAGTCAGTCTCTTCTCCCACCTACCCCAGTACAGCAGACAAAACTCTTTGACCCAGTTTATGAG CATCccatcctctgtgatccacccAGCCATGGTGCGGCTCGGCCTGCAGTACTCCCAGGGCCTGGTCAGTGGCTCCAATGCCCGGTGCATCGCCCTGCTTCGTGCCTTGCAGCAG GTGATTCAGGACTACACAACACCTCCCAATGAAGAATTGTCAAGGGACCTAGTGAATAAACTAAAGCCCTACTTCAG CTTCCTGACTCAGTGCCGTCCCCTGTCAGCGAGCATGTACAATGCCATCAAGTTCCTTAACAAGGAGATCACGGGTGTGAGCAGCTCCAAGCGGGAAGAGGAG GCCAAGTCAGAACTACGAGCAGCTATTGACAGATATATAAAAGAGAAGATTGTGCTTGCAGCTCAGGCAATCTCACGCTTTGCTTATAAGAAGATCAGTAATGGAGATGTGATCCTGGTATATGGATG CTCATCTCTGGTATCACAAATTCTTCAGGAGGCTTGGGCTGAGGGCCGGCAATTTCGTGTGGTAGTGGTGGACAGCCGGCCACGGCTGGAGGGAAAGCACACGCTACGTTCTTTGGTCCGTGCTGGGGTCCCTGCCTCCTACCTGCTGATTCCTGCAGCTTCCTATGTGCTCCCAGAG GTTTCTAAGGTGCTATTGGGAGCTCATGCTCTCCTGGCGAATGGGTCTGTGATGTCCCGGGTAGGGACGGCACAGCTGGCCCTGGTGGCACGGGCCCATAATGTACCAGTGCTGGTCTGCTGTGAAACATACAAGTTCTGTGAGCGTGTGCAGACTGATGCCTTTGTTTCTAATGAGCTAG ATGACCCTGATGATCTGCTGTGTGAGCGAGGAGAACATGTGGCCCTGGCTAACTGGCAGAACCACTCATCCCTACGGTTGTTGAATCTGGTCTATGATGTGACCCCCCCAGAACTGGTGGACCTGGTGATCACAGAGCTGGGGATGATCCCTTGCAGTTCTGTACCTGTTGTCCTACGAGTCAAGAGTAGTGACCAGTGA
- the EIF2B4 gene encoding translation initiation factor eIF-2B subunit delta isoform X4 — protein sequence MATVVVAVREDSGSAMKAELAPRPGAGGREMTQEEKLQLRKEKKQQKKKRKEEKGAEAETGSAVSAAQCQGPAKHLAGPDSQLGTAKEKVPAGRSKAELRAERRAKQEAERALKQGRKGDQRGPPSQACPSTAGETPSGVKRLPEHSQLDDPTLLRRLVKKPERQQVPTRKDYGSKVSLFSHLPQYSRQNSLTQFMSIPSSVIHPAMVRLGLQYSQGLVSGSNARCIALLRALQQVIQDYTTPPNEELSRDLVNKLKPYFSFLTQCRPLSASMYNAIKFLNKEITGVSSSKREEEAKSELRAAIDRYIKEKIVLAAQAISRFAYKKISNGDVILVYGCSSLVSQILQEAWAEGRQFRVVVVDSRPRLEGKHTLRSLVRAGVPASYLLIPAASYVLPEVSKVLLGAHALLANGSVMSRVGTAQLALVARAHNVPVLVCCETYKFCERVQTDAFVSNELDDPDDLLCERGEHVALANWQNHSSLRLLNLVYDVTPPELVDLVITELGMIPCSSVPVVLRVKSSDQ from the exons ATGGCTACCGTGGTTGTGGCTGTTCGCGAGG ACTCGGGATCTGCGATGAAGGCGGAGCTTGCTCCTCGGCCTGGG GCAGGGGGGAGGGAGATGACCCAAGAAGAAAAGCTGCAGCTTcggaaggaaaagaaacagcagaAGAAGAAacggaaggaggaaaagggggcagaaGCAGAAACTGGCTCCGCTGTATCTGCAGCCCAGTGTCAAG GCCCAGCCAAACACCTGGCAGGACCGGACAGTCAGTTGGGCACTGCCAAGGAAAAAGTTCCAGCAGGTAGGAGTAAAGCTGAACTTCGAGCTGAACGGCGGGCCAAGCAAGAAGCTGAGCGGGCCCTGAAGCAGGGGAGAAAAGGGGACCAACGAGGGCCACCTTCTCAAGCTTGCCCCAGCACAGCTGGAGAAACCCCCTCAG gagtgaAGCGTCTACCTGAGCATAGTCAGCTTGATGACCCTACACTTCTGAGAAGGCTTGTGAAAAAACCAGAGCGACAGCAG GTTCCTACACGAAAGGATTATGGATCCAAAGTCAGTCTCTTCTCCCACCTACCCCAGTACAGCAGACAAAACTCTTTGACCCAGTTTATGAG CATCccatcctctgtgatccacccAGCCATGGTGCGGCTCGGCCTGCAGTACTCCCAGGGCCTGGTCAGTGGCTCCAATGCCCGGTGCATCGCCCTGCTTCGTGCCTTGCAGCAG GTGATTCAGGACTACACAACACCTCCCAATGAAGAATTGTCAAGGGACCTAGTGAATAAACTAAAGCCCTACTTCAG CTTCCTGACTCAGTGCCGTCCCCTGTCAGCGAGCATGTACAATGCCATCAAGTTCCTTAACAAGGAGATCACGGGTGTGAGCAGCTCCAAGCGGGAAGAGGAG GCCAAGTCAGAACTACGAGCAGCTATTGACAGATATATAAAAGAGAAGATTGTGCTTGCAGCTCAGGCAATCTCACGCTTTGCTTATAAGAAGATCAGTAATGGAGATGTGATCCTGGTATATGGATG CTCATCTCTGGTATCACAAATTCTTCAGGAGGCTTGGGCTGAGGGCCGGCAATTTCGTGTGGTAGTGGTGGACAGCCGGCCACGGCTGGAGGGAAAGCACACGCTACGTTCTTTGGTCCGTGCTGGGGTCCCTGCCTCCTACCTGCTGATTCCTGCAGCTTCCTATGTGCTCCCAGAG GTTTCTAAGGTGCTATTGGGAGCTCATGCTCTCCTGGCGAATGGGTCTGTGATGTCCCGGGTAGGGACGGCACAGCTGGCCCTGGTGGCACGGGCCCATAATGTACCAGTGCTGGTCTGCTGTGAAACATACAAGTTCTGTGAGCGTGTGCAGACTGATGCCTTTGTTTCTAATGAGCTAG ATGACCCTGATGATCTGCTGTGTGAGCGAGGAGAACATGTGGCCCTGGCTAACTGGCAGAACCACTCATCCCTACGGTTGTTGAATCTGGTCTATGATGTGACCCCCCCAGAACTGGTGGACCTGGTGATCACAGAGCTGGGGATGATCCCTTGCAGTTCTGTACCTGTTGTCCTACGAGTCAAGAGTAGTGACCAGTGA
- the EIF2B4 gene encoding translation initiation factor eIF-2B subunit delta isoform X1, with protein sequence MPSQQPAVPSTSPPKPSRSLSSSLCALFSDADSGSAMKAELAPRPGAGGREMTQEEKLQLRKEKKQQKKKRKEEKGAEAETGSAVSAAQCQVGPAKHLAGPDSQLGTAKEKVPAGRSKAELRAERRAKQEAERALKQGRKGDQRGPPSQACPSTAGETPSGVKRLPEHSQLDDPTLLRRLVKKPERQQVPTRKDYGSKVSLFSHLPQYSRQNSLTQFMSIPSSVIHPAMVRLGLQYSQGLVSGSNARCIALLRALQQVIQDYTTPPNEELSRDLVNKLKPYFSFLTQCRPLSASMYNAIKFLNKEITGVSSSKREEEAKSELRAAIDRYIKEKIVLAAQAISRFAYKKISNGDVILVYGCSSLVSQILQEAWAEGRQFRVVVVDSRPRLEGKHTLRSLVRAGVPASYLLIPAASYVLPEVSKVLLGAHALLANGSVMSRVGTAQLALVARAHNVPVLVCCETYKFCERVQTDAFVSNELDDPDDLLCERGEHVALANWQNHSSLRLLNLVYDVTPPELVDLVITELGMIPCSSVPVVLRVKSSDQ encoded by the exons ATGCCGAGCCAGCAACCAGCTGTGCCGAGTACGAGTCCCCCCAAACCCTCCCGGAGCCTGTCTAGTTCACTTTGTGCCCTGTTTTCCGATGCAGACTCGGGATCTGCGATGAAGGCGGAGCTTGCTCCTCGGCCTGGG GCAGGGGGGAGGGAGATGACCCAAGAAGAAAAGCTGCAGCTTcggaaggaaaagaaacagcagaAGAAGAAacggaaggaggaaaagggggcagaaGCAGAAACTGGCTCCGCTGTATCTGCAGCCCAGTGTCAAG TAGGCCCAGCCAAACACCTGGCAGGACCGGACAGTCAGTTGGGCACTGCCAAGGAAAAAGTTCCAGCAGGTAGGAGTAAAGCTGAACTTCGAGCTGAACGGCGGGCCAAGCAAGAAGCTGAGCGGGCCCTGAAGCAGGGGAGAAAAGGGGACCAACGAGGGCCACCTTCTCAAGCTTGCCCCAGCACAGCTGGAGAAACCCCCTCAG gagtgaAGCGTCTACCTGAGCATAGTCAGCTTGATGACCCTACACTTCTGAGAAGGCTTGTGAAAAAACCAGAGCGACAGCAG GTTCCTACACGAAAGGATTATGGATCCAAAGTCAGTCTCTTCTCCCACCTACCCCAGTACAGCAGACAAAACTCTTTGACCCAGTTTATGAG CATCccatcctctgtgatccacccAGCCATGGTGCGGCTCGGCCTGCAGTACTCCCAGGGCCTGGTCAGTGGCTCCAATGCCCGGTGCATCGCCCTGCTTCGTGCCTTGCAGCAG GTGATTCAGGACTACACAACACCTCCCAATGAAGAATTGTCAAGGGACCTAGTGAATAAACTAAAGCCCTACTTCAG CTTCCTGACTCAGTGCCGTCCCCTGTCAGCGAGCATGTACAATGCCATCAAGTTCCTTAACAAGGAGATCACGGGTGTGAGCAGCTCCAAGCGGGAAGAGGAG GCCAAGTCAGAACTACGAGCAGCTATTGACAGATATATAAAAGAGAAGATTGTGCTTGCAGCTCAGGCAATCTCACGCTTTGCTTATAAGAAGATCAGTAATGGAGATGTGATCCTGGTATATGGATG CTCATCTCTGGTATCACAAATTCTTCAGGAGGCTTGGGCTGAGGGCCGGCAATTTCGTGTGGTAGTGGTGGACAGCCGGCCACGGCTGGAGGGAAAGCACACGCTACGTTCTTTGGTCCGTGCTGGGGTCCCTGCCTCCTACCTGCTGATTCCTGCAGCTTCCTATGTGCTCCCAGAG GTTTCTAAGGTGCTATTGGGAGCTCATGCTCTCCTGGCGAATGGGTCTGTGATGTCCCGGGTAGGGACGGCACAGCTGGCCCTGGTGGCACGGGCCCATAATGTACCAGTGCTGGTCTGCTGTGAAACATACAAGTTCTGTGAGCGTGTGCAGACTGATGCCTTTGTTTCTAATGAGCTAG ATGACCCTGATGATCTGCTGTGTGAGCGAGGAGAACATGTGGCCCTGGCTAACTGGCAGAACCACTCATCCCTACGGTTGTTGAATCTGGTCTATGATGTGACCCCCCCAGAACTGGTGGACCTGGTGATCACAGAGCTGGGGATGATCCCTTGCAGTTCTGTACCTGTTGTCCTACGAGTCAAGAGTAGTGACCAGTGA
- the EIF2B4 gene encoding translation initiation factor eIF-2B subunit delta isoform X2: MPSQQPAVPSTSPPKPSRSLSSSLCALFSDADSGSAMKAELAPRPGAGGREMTQEEKLQLRKEKKQQKKKRKEEKGAEAETGSAVSAAQCQGPAKHLAGPDSQLGTAKEKVPAGRSKAELRAERRAKQEAERALKQGRKGDQRGPPSQACPSTAGETPSGVKRLPEHSQLDDPTLLRRLVKKPERQQVPTRKDYGSKVSLFSHLPQYSRQNSLTQFMSIPSSVIHPAMVRLGLQYSQGLVSGSNARCIALLRALQQVIQDYTTPPNEELSRDLVNKLKPYFSFLTQCRPLSASMYNAIKFLNKEITGVSSSKREEEAKSELRAAIDRYIKEKIVLAAQAISRFAYKKISNGDVILVYGCSSLVSQILQEAWAEGRQFRVVVVDSRPRLEGKHTLRSLVRAGVPASYLLIPAASYVLPEVSKVLLGAHALLANGSVMSRVGTAQLALVARAHNVPVLVCCETYKFCERVQTDAFVSNELDDPDDLLCERGEHVALANWQNHSSLRLLNLVYDVTPPELVDLVITELGMIPCSSVPVVLRVKSSDQ, translated from the exons ATGCCGAGCCAGCAACCAGCTGTGCCGAGTACGAGTCCCCCCAAACCCTCCCGGAGCCTGTCTAGTTCACTTTGTGCCCTGTTTTCCGATGCAGACTCGGGATCTGCGATGAAGGCGGAGCTTGCTCCTCGGCCTGGG GCAGGGGGGAGGGAGATGACCCAAGAAGAAAAGCTGCAGCTTcggaaggaaaagaaacagcagaAGAAGAAacggaaggaggaaaagggggcagaaGCAGAAACTGGCTCCGCTGTATCTGCAGCCCAGTGTCAAG GCCCAGCCAAACACCTGGCAGGACCGGACAGTCAGTTGGGCACTGCCAAGGAAAAAGTTCCAGCAGGTAGGAGTAAAGCTGAACTTCGAGCTGAACGGCGGGCCAAGCAAGAAGCTGAGCGGGCCCTGAAGCAGGGGAGAAAAGGGGACCAACGAGGGCCACCTTCTCAAGCTTGCCCCAGCACAGCTGGAGAAACCCCCTCAG gagtgaAGCGTCTACCTGAGCATAGTCAGCTTGATGACCCTACACTTCTGAGAAGGCTTGTGAAAAAACCAGAGCGACAGCAG GTTCCTACACGAAAGGATTATGGATCCAAAGTCAGTCTCTTCTCCCACCTACCCCAGTACAGCAGACAAAACTCTTTGACCCAGTTTATGAG CATCccatcctctgtgatccacccAGCCATGGTGCGGCTCGGCCTGCAGTACTCCCAGGGCCTGGTCAGTGGCTCCAATGCCCGGTGCATCGCCCTGCTTCGTGCCTTGCAGCAG GTGATTCAGGACTACACAACACCTCCCAATGAAGAATTGTCAAGGGACCTAGTGAATAAACTAAAGCCCTACTTCAG CTTCCTGACTCAGTGCCGTCCCCTGTCAGCGAGCATGTACAATGCCATCAAGTTCCTTAACAAGGAGATCACGGGTGTGAGCAGCTCCAAGCGGGAAGAGGAG GCCAAGTCAGAACTACGAGCAGCTATTGACAGATATATAAAAGAGAAGATTGTGCTTGCAGCTCAGGCAATCTCACGCTTTGCTTATAAGAAGATCAGTAATGGAGATGTGATCCTGGTATATGGATG CTCATCTCTGGTATCACAAATTCTTCAGGAGGCTTGGGCTGAGGGCCGGCAATTTCGTGTGGTAGTGGTGGACAGCCGGCCACGGCTGGAGGGAAAGCACACGCTACGTTCTTTGGTCCGTGCTGGGGTCCCTGCCTCCTACCTGCTGATTCCTGCAGCTTCCTATGTGCTCCCAGAG GTTTCTAAGGTGCTATTGGGAGCTCATGCTCTCCTGGCGAATGGGTCTGTGATGTCCCGGGTAGGGACGGCACAGCTGGCCCTGGTGGCACGGGCCCATAATGTACCAGTGCTGGTCTGCTGTGAAACATACAAGTTCTGTGAGCGTGTGCAGACTGATGCCTTTGTTTCTAATGAGCTAG ATGACCCTGATGATCTGCTGTGTGAGCGAGGAGAACATGTGGCCCTGGCTAACTGGCAGAACCACTCATCCCTACGGTTGTTGAATCTGGTCTATGATGTGACCCCCCCAGAACTGGTGGACCTGGTGATCACAGAGCTGGGGATGATCCCTTGCAGTTCTGTACCTGTTGTCCTACGAGTCAAGAGTAGTGACCAGTGA